A stretch of the Bacillus anthracis str. Vollum genome encodes the following:
- a CDS encoding lipoprotein has translation MDRRIYFVLKNSTFCFGIILTFLLSGCTSFSKETTDTIYLIPEEYEGDLIVVYNVPGAELLPKEEEFSVVTFAADGTAVTSTKNMKFGTVNDLYYTVNKEGQRTKIDSSCIHFSSTGSRTENSWEFPFANLEVTRTACSQEFSANGREVPENQEHPAEKKMRDLMQRIQERYMNKVK, from the coding sequence ATGGATAGAAGAATTTACTTTGTTTTAAAGAACAGTACATTTTGTTTCGGAATCATATTAACGTTTTTATTAAGCGGATGTACCAGTTTTAGTAAAGAAACTACAGATACCATATACTTAATTCCTGAAGAGTACGAAGGGGATCTGATTGTTGTGTACAACGTACCTGGTGCTGAGTTGTTACCAAAGGAAGAGGAGTTTAGTGTTGTCACTTTTGCAGCTGATGGGACTGCTGTGACATCTACAAAAAATATGAAGTTTGGAACGGTAAATGATTTATATTATACAGTAAATAAAGAAGGCCAGCGTACAAAAATTGATTCGAGCTGTATACATTTTTCTTCAACTGGAAGTAGAACCGAAAATTCGTGGGAATTTCCATTTGCAAACTTAGAAGTAACTCGTACAGCATGTTCTCAAGAATTTTCAGCCAATGGCAGAGAGGTACCAGAGAATCAAGAGCATCCTGCTGAAAAGAAGATGAGAGATTTAATGCAGCGTATACAAGAACGGTATATGAATAAAGTAAAATAG
- a CDS encoding MBL fold metallo-hydrolase — MQQIKKIGNSFWYMTPVSETDRPILGMVVGKEKTLMIDAGNSEEHAQLFLEMLKEQNVSHPDFVALTHWHWDHIFGLSVLQDALSIAHSETKKEMSTLVSYEWTDEALDARVKKGIEIEFCADCIKKEFNEKARNIKIIPPTLTFENQFELDLGEVTCVLKHVGGDHAHDSVVMYIEEEKILFVGDCLYADIFSSKWNYTTKRTFKLIEELEKFDAETYILSHGQAIDRAEFLQEIHLLKTVGTYTEAHKGDEEKIKAAYKQELDRELNEDELETITYFVNGYEMVNL, encoded by the coding sequence ATGCAACAAATTAAAAAAATAGGAAACTCATTTTGGTACATGACACCAGTTTCTGAAACAGATAGACCTATATTGGGAATGGTTGTTGGAAAAGAAAAAACGTTAATGATTGATGCAGGAAATTCAGAGGAACATGCACAATTGTTTTTAGAAATGTTAAAGGAACAAAATGTATCACATCCTGATTTCGTAGCATTAACGCATTGGCATTGGGATCATATTTTTGGATTGTCTGTACTACAAGATGCATTGTCCATTGCACATTCTGAAACGAAAAAAGAGATGAGTACACTTGTTTCTTATGAATGGACAGATGAAGCGTTGGATGCACGTGTAAAAAAAGGTATTGAAATTGAGTTTTGTGCGGATTGTATCAAAAAAGAGTTTAATGAAAAAGCGAGAAATATTAAAATTATCCCTCCAACTTTAACATTCGAGAATCAATTTGAATTGGACCTTGGTGAAGTGACCTGCGTGTTAAAACATGTGGGCGGAGATCATGCACATGATTCAGTTGTTATGTATATAGAAGAAGAAAAGATATTGTTTGTAGGAGACTGTCTATATGCAGATATTTTTTCTTCTAAGTGGAACTATACGACGAAAAGAACGTTTAAATTAATAGAAGAATTGGAGAAATTTGATGCTGAAACTTATATTCTTTCTCATGGGCAAGCAATAGATCGAGCTGAATTTTTACAAGAAATTCATTTGCTAAAAACAGTAGGAACTTATACAGAAGCTCATAAAGGTGATGAAGAGAAGATAAAGGCAGCATATAAACAAGAGCTAGATAGAGAATTAAATGAAGATGAATTAGAAACAATAACGTATTTTGTCAATGGTTATGAAATGGTGAATCTATAA
- a CDS encoding MFS transporter — MKEMLQLFRNKVYARFFLANILERLGSMIAGVSLMFYLLDQYGKQPVYATMTQIMIALPALIFFLLVGTVVDRFDRQRICTVSNICCSLCNIGILISLYYGMIILVFLFLFLENACIQFFSPSEQSMIQGVVESDQYGAAAGINQMVNSLYALFGVGIATMVYWTFGIYGSILVNTLTFIMSGILIQTISIPEKVRLPNGRTKWKEVNLKMLITEFKEGIRYIYQNETLKKLLLGFIVFGLLNGILSVSTTYILKYKLAPATYESLAMVGGVVGGISLLIGSIVATSIGKKYAPKPIIVFGMAGSGIFFGMCYFVNYVWSFYVCIAFATFFLPFINVAIMGWMYEIVEESFMGRVQSLLSPLTTGFQLLSLGAIAMLFPKWIRADTLYIILFGLLLFVTCLYQAILPSGQKRVHVVAKEM, encoded by the coding sequence ATGAAAGAAATGCTACAGTTATTTCGCAACAAAGTGTATGCACGTTTTTTTCTAGCAAATATTTTAGAGCGACTCGGTTCTATGATTGCTGGAGTTTCTTTAATGTTTTATTTGCTAGATCAATACGGAAAACAACCAGTTTACGCAACAATGACACAAATTATGATTGCATTACCTGCATTAATCTTTTTTCTATTAGTAGGGACAGTAGTGGATCGTTTTGATAGACAACGTATTTGTACAGTAAGTAACATATGTTGTTCACTCTGTAATATCGGAATTCTAATTTCGCTTTATTACGGGATGATTATACTTGTCTTTCTATTTTTATTTTTAGAAAATGCATGTATACAATTTTTCTCTCCATCAGAACAGTCGATGATACAGGGAGTAGTTGAATCAGACCAATATGGTGCAGCAGCGGGGATTAATCAAATGGTAAATAGTTTGTATGCCTTGTTTGGTGTAGGAATTGCAACGATGGTGTACTGGACTTTTGGAATTTACGGGAGCATTTTAGTAAATACGCTCACATTTATTATGAGTGGTATTTTGATTCAAACGATCTCCATTCCAGAAAAAGTTCGTTTGCCAAATGGTAGAACAAAATGGAAAGAAGTTAATTTAAAAATGTTAATAACAGAGTTTAAAGAAGGGATTAGGTATATATACCAAAATGAAACTTTAAAAAAATTACTTTTAGGATTTATCGTATTTGGACTATTAAATGGTATTTTAAGCGTATCTACTACTTACATATTAAAATACAAATTAGCACCAGCTACGTATGAAAGTTTAGCAATGGTAGGCGGTGTAGTTGGAGGGATTTCATTACTAATTGGAAGTATAGTAGCAACGAGTATAGGTAAGAAATATGCGCCAAAACCTATTATAGTTTTTGGTATGGCGGGCTCAGGGATCTTTTTCGGTATGTGTTACTTTGTAAATTACGTATGGTCTTTTTATGTATGTATTGCTTTTGCGACTTTCTTTTTACCGTTTATTAATGTTGCAATAATGGGCTGGATGTATGAAATTGTAGAAGAGTCATTTATGGGGCGCGTTCAAAGTTTACTTAGTCCATTAACGACAGGATTCCAGCTTTTATCTCTCGGTGCGATAGCAATGTTATTCCCGAAATGGATTCGTGCAGATACATTGTATATCATTTTATTTGGTTTATTACTTTTTGTTACATGTTTATATCAAGCTATTCTACCTAGTGGGCAAAAGCGAGTACATGTTGTCGCTAAAGAAATGTGA
- a CDS encoding DUF2441 domain-containing protein: MNEAAFYAYHIVTRRKMNIGQIIHFNKNQHNTLYHFFFEKEQLNASGEDGMKIINNHYKNEELHINNENAPVVMNYMDQTIRAIRETIVEMVRLQEYPNYPSRLSCLYAAKSYEDALKWKALFDSYNREFLQIVKLRVIGNYFEGDGNLLPKEDGIPFSQKMEQAREYWKGNSKSELPELLINGKIEVVEIINDSSKMKI, translated from the coding sequence ATGAATGAAGCAGCATTTTACGCATATCACATCGTAACAAGGAGAAAAATGAATATCGGACAAATCATTCATTTTAACAAAAATCAACATAATACTCTATATCACTTCTTTTTTGAAAAGGAACAATTAAATGCTAGTGGTGAAGATGGCATGAAAATTATAAATAATCACTATAAAAATGAAGAATTACATATAAATAATGAAAATGCTCCAGTCGTTATGAATTACATGGATCAAACAATTAGAGCCATTAGAGAAACGATTGTGGAAATGGTTAGACTACAAGAATATCCTAATTATCCGTCAAGATTGTCTTGTTTATATGCTGCTAAAAGCTATGAAGATGCTTTAAAATGGAAAGCTTTATTTGATTCTTACAATCGAGAATTTTTACAAATTGTTAAACTACGAGTAATTGGAAATTATTTTGAAGGTGACGGTAACCTTTTACCGAAAGAAGATGGCATTCCTTTCTCTCAAAAAATGGAACAAGCTAGAGAGTATTGGAAAGGAAATAGCAAAAGCGAATTACCTGAGCTATTGATTAATGGGAAAATTGAGGTAGTAGAAATAATCAATGATTCTTCCAAAATGAAAATTTAA
- a CDS encoding alpha/beta hydrolase yields MKKIAKLIKFIGAITILLLIVALIFPTWTSQIKGQNSISTLEKVEINGSDHEIMIRGKDKNNPVIIFVHGGPGTSEIPYAQKYQDLLEEKFTVVHYDQRGSGKSYHFFEDYSNLTSDLLVEDLLAMTDYISKRLGKEKAILIGHSYGTYIGMQAANKAPEKYEAYVGIGQMSDTLEGEMDSLKFVIDQAENAGNKEEVSYLNGLTEKIKNGDTYTPRNYVGKYGGTSRLIENPDGDNIGMLLSNEYNLLDVIRYNVGLSHSQTVLLEKDLKNPLPTKVKKLKLPFYFLMGKYDYNTSFHAAKTYFDTIEAEQKEFITFEKSAHYPQFEEKEKFYEWMCDTFVK; encoded by the coding sequence ATGAAGAAGATAGCAAAATTAATAAAATTTATTGGTGCCATCACTATACTATTATTAATTGTAGCATTAATATTTCCTACATGGACCTCGCAAATAAAAGGACAAAACAGTATAAGTACATTAGAGAAAGTAGAGATAAATGGAAGTGATCATGAAATTATGATACGCGGCAAAGATAAGAACAATCCGGTAATTATTTTTGTACATGGTGGACCAGGTACTTCAGAAATACCATATGCTCAAAAATATCAAGATTTATTGGAAGAGAAGTTTACAGTTGTTCATTATGATCAAAGAGGAAGCGGGAAATCGTATCATTTCTTTGAGGACTATTCAAATCTTACATCAGATCTTCTTGTAGAAGATTTATTAGCTATGACAGATTATATTTCAAAACGTCTTGGTAAAGAAAAGGCAATATTGATTGGCCATTCTTACGGTACATATATCGGAATGCAAGCTGCTAATAAAGCTCCTGAAAAATATGAAGCGTATGTTGGTATAGGGCAGATGAGTGATACATTAGAAGGTGAGATGGATAGTTTAAAGTTTGTCATAGACCAAGCGGAAAATGCAGGCAATAAAGAGGAAGTTTCCTATTTAAATGGATTAACTGAAAAAATTAAAAATGGCGATACATACACTCCGCGGAATTATGTTGGGAAATATGGTGGAACATCAAGACTCATTGAAAATCCAGATGGTGATAACATCGGGATGTTACTCAGTAATGAATATAACTTGTTAGACGTAATTCGTTATAACGTTGGATTATCACACTCTCAGACTGTCTTATTAGAAAAAGATTTAAAGAATCCATTACCTACTAAGGTGAAGAAACTGAAGTTACCGTTTTATTTCCTTATGGGGAAATATGACTATAATACTTCATTTCATGCGGCAAAAACATATTTTGATACGATTGAAGCAGAGCAAAAAGAATTTATTACTTTTGAAAAATCCGCGCATTATCCACAATTTGAAGAGAAGGAAAAGTTTTATGAGTGGATGTGCGATACATTCGTAAAGTAA
- a CDS encoding ABC transporter permease subunit — MWEVVKRDVRFWIGVTFLSVLMIVSIGNTLFFDGNIRELTMMYNEKGELEAAPFSPSSKFWFGSDEKGRDLFQLIIEGAKWTVGASVIIAILRVIVGGGIGLLLGMYSKRSFPVISSFFDPFSIVPMVMVSFFVLKEVLVFENGTVPEPFHLRVIFQMVILICLAVPTIMLYTTQEVRRIKREEFMMAATVLGRSNWHRMKNHVWPHVLPSFFLLVAQQFVSTLLLLLHLGLLELFFGGTIISGLEADSVTKEWTGLIGQNFRHLTTHTWIVLIPIAFYSMTILAGNLVSNSMQDAIKLGNIRTPKSKNKDKEMKEEIQVQHTVNDFSFYREVQK; from the coding sequence ATGTGGGAAGTTGTAAAAAGAGATGTAAGATTTTGGATTGGTGTTACTTTTTTAAGTGTACTTATGATTGTTAGTATTGGGAATACGTTGTTTTTCGACGGGAATATTCGCGAACTAACGATGATGTATAACGAAAAAGGAGAACTAGAGGCTGCTCCGTTTTCACCGTCGAGTAAATTTTGGTTCGGAAGTGATGAGAAAGGACGCGACCTTTTCCAGTTAATAATAGAAGGAGCAAAATGGACAGTTGGCGCGAGTGTAATTATAGCGATTTTACGAGTTATAGTTGGAGGGGGGATAGGCTTGCTTCTTGGTATGTATAGCAAACGGTCTTTTCCAGTTATATCATCTTTTTTTGATCCGTTCAGTATTGTACCTATGGTTATGGTTTCTTTCTTTGTATTAAAGGAAGTTTTAGTTTTTGAAAATGGGACAGTACCAGAACCGTTTCATTTAAGGGTAATATTTCAAATGGTTATCCTTATATGTTTAGCGGTACCAACAATTATGTTATATACAACGCAGGAAGTCCGTCGGATAAAAAGAGAAGAATTTATGATGGCAGCAACTGTGCTTGGGAGAAGTAATTGGCATAGAATGAAAAATCACGTATGGCCACACGTATTGCCATCATTTTTTTTACTTGTCGCCCAACAATTTGTGAGCACTTTATTACTTCTTTTACATCTTGGCTTGTTGGAGTTATTTTTTGGTGGAACAATAATTTCTGGTTTAGAGGCAGATAGTGTAACGAAAGAATGGACTGGTCTAATTGGTCAAAACTTCCGCCACTTAACTACACATACATGGATTGTACTTATACCGATTGCATTTTATAGTATGACAATTCTCGCAGGAAATCTAGTTAGTAATAGCATGCAAGATGCGATTAAACTAGGGAATATAAGAACACCTAAGAGCAAGAACAAGGATAAAGAAATGAAGGAAGAGATACAAGTACAACATACTGTGAATGATTTTTCTTTCTATAGAGAGGTACAAAAATAA
- a CDS encoding ZIP family metal transporter, with amino-acid sequence MERLWIPMIVTFFSFGGLLLGGAVSIATRQLIEEKMHRLYALCGGVLLGLLSLEIIPETFSSYEIIGPILGIAIGVLVMSLLDNYCHHPMIHKKDQQAWQTFLFLSFAIFIHNLPSGFALGTAFINHADSAIPFLMAIVIHHIPEGLALIIPFLFTKHKYISFLLTTLLLSLILGTGTVFGILMEGKALHLQGLIMGSAIGSLGYVTIHEMLWKAKKQLSFLTFLMWASSGFFLIIVFTLLAGHH; translated from the coding sequence ATGGAAAGATTATGGATTCCAATGATTGTTACGTTTTTTTCATTTGGCGGATTACTATTAGGCGGTGCTGTTAGCATTGCTACGCGCCAGCTAATTGAAGAAAAGATGCACCGTTTATACGCATTATGTGGAGGGGTTTTGCTTGGGCTTTTATCCCTTGAAATTATTCCTGAAACATTTTCAAGCTATGAAATAATTGGTCCTATACTTGGTATAGCTATCGGCGTTTTAGTTATGAGCTTATTAGATAACTATTGTCATCATCCAATGATACATAAAAAAGATCAACAAGCTTGGCAAACTTTCCTTTTCCTCTCTTTCGCTATATTTATTCATAATTTACCGAGTGGCTTTGCTTTAGGTACAGCTTTTATTAATCATGCAGACTCTGCCATTCCCTTTTTAATGGCAATCGTCATTCACCATATTCCAGAAGGATTAGCTTTAATTATCCCCTTTCTCTTTACAAAGCATAAATATATTTCATTTTTATTAACAACTTTATTACTTTCCCTTATTCTCGGTACTGGTACGGTTTTTGGTATTTTGATGGAAGGAAAAGCTCTTCACCTGCAAGGACTCATTATGGGAAGTGCTATCGGTTCACTTGGCTATGTCACAATTCATGAAATGCTTTGGAAGGCAAAGAAACAGCTCTCTTTTCTTACATTTTTAATGTGGGCATCTAGTGGATTTTTCTTAATAATAGTGTTTACTCTACTAGCTGGACATCACTAA
- a CDS encoding immunity protein Imm33 domain-containing protein, with protein MSWYLDNVYELNKEAPYTFYLPSSEVLAKLRVGDLVKLIFVSKKEEEDGFNGERMWVKITERSEKKFIGELSNEPYRLDLKIGDKISFGIENICDTEYNDPASKDWDFYFDTKVIVSNDVLEKREFNFMLKGDSREEGDSGWSILSGYESDDYVNDPKNFQIISIGVILNIDDTILKFIEETPLCAYERNDEGRFYKIEDYDWDAYLNG; from the coding sequence ATGTCTTGGTACTTAGATAATGTTTATGAATTAAATAAAGAAGCGCCGTATACATTCTACCTTCCTAGCTCAGAAGTTTTGGCGAAATTAAGGGTTGGAGATTTGGTAAAGCTAATTTTTGTATCTAAAAAAGAGGAAGAAGATGGATTTAATGGTGAAAGAATGTGGGTTAAAATTACTGAAAGAAGTGAGAAGAAGTTTATAGGGGAACTGAGCAATGAACCATATCGATTAGATTTAAAAATAGGTGATAAAATTTCATTTGGAATTGAAAATATATGTGATACGGAATATAACGATCCAGCTTCAAAAGATTGGGATTTTTATTTTGATACGAAGGTAATTGTTAGTAATGATGTACTCGAAAAAAGAGAATTTAACTTTATGCTTAAAGGGGATTCAAGAGAAGAAGGTGACTCTGGTTGGTCAATATTAAGTGGTTATGAGAGTGATGACTATGTGAATGATCCTAAAAACTTTCAAATTATTTCAATTGGAGTCATATTGAATATAGATGATACTATTTTGAAATTTATTGAAGAAACCCCTTTATGTGCATATGAAAGAAACGATGAAGGTAGATTCTATAAAATTGAAGACTATGATTGGGATGCATATTTAAATGGATAG
- a CDS encoding class I SAM-dependent methyltransferase, producing the protein MKWGISLQKKWSLSEYENPKRYDIENKSLSDFPFLLSWAQKLHIQNEWILDIACGTGRVTIPFIENGYQMIGVDIHEGMLAEAKKKTTDCKKVKWLQQDCLQLSMNEAIPFAFMVGHGFQHFLTNTDQNKLLTSIHHVLAENGIFIFDTRFPSKEELIQPSTEEYWTTISDEKGRKCDLYTEMTYDSIQQIQHYITTRKFYDEDALVEELKTTIDLRYTYPQELERLLVANGFELLHIYNDWEGNELGEDCYSMVVVCRKKK; encoded by the coding sequence ATGAAATGGGGAATAAGTTTGCAAAAAAAGTGGAGTCTATCTGAATATGAAAATCCAAAACGATATGATATAGAAAATAAAAGTTTATCAGATTTTCCGTTTTTACTATCATGGGCACAAAAGCTACATATACAAAATGAATGGATTCTAGATATTGCCTGCGGTACAGGAAGGGTTACAATTCCATTTATAGAAAATGGATATCAAATGATTGGTGTAGATATACATGAAGGAATGCTTGCTGAAGCAAAGAAAAAAACTACGGATTGTAAGAAGGTAAAATGGTTACAACAAGACTGTTTACAATTAAGCATGAATGAAGCGATTCCGTTTGCATTTATGGTGGGGCACGGATTCCAGCATTTCCTTACGAATACAGATCAAAATAAATTATTAACATCTATTCATCATGTGTTAGCAGAGAATGGTATATTTATATTCGATACACGTTTTCCTTCAAAAGAAGAATTAATACAGCCATCTACAGAAGAATATTGGACAACAATTAGTGATGAAAAGGGAAGAAAATGTGATCTATATACTGAAATGACATATGATTCAATTCAGCAAATACAGCACTACATAACAACAAGAAAGTTTTATGATGAGGATGCACTAGTAGAGGAACTGAAAACAACGATTGATCTTCGCTATACGTATCCTCAGGAGTTAGAAAGATTATTAGTAGCGAATGGTTTTGAATTATTACATATATATAATGATTGGGAAGGAAATGAGTTAGGGGAAGATTGCTATTCTATGGTAGTAGTTTGCCGGAAGAAAAAATAG
- the thrS gene encoding threonine--tRNA ligase, with the protein MKEQMIEIKFPDGSVKEFVKGITLEEIAGSISSSLKKKAVAGNVNDELYDLRRNIEENAEVEIITIDSNEGVEIARHSAAHILAQAVKRLYGDINLGVGPVIENGFYYDMDLPSSVNVEDLRKIEKEMKKIINENIKVERVEVSREEAAKLFQEMNDRLKLELLEAIPSGESVTLYKQGEFVDLCRGPHLPSTGYLKVFQLTHVSGAYWRGDSNNQVLQRIYGVAFSSQKELEEYLHFVEEAAKRNHRKLGNELELFMFSEEAPGMPFYLPKGQIIRNELEAFLREIQKEYNYQEVRTPFMMNQEVWERSGHWGHYKDNMYFSEVDNKSFALKPMNCPGHMLMFKNKLHSYRELPIRMCEFGQVHRHEFSGALNGLLRVRTFCQDDAHLFVTPEQIEDEIKSVMAQIDYVYKTFGFEYEVELSTRPEDSMGDDELWEQAEASLENVLQSLNYKYRLNEGDGAFYGPKIDFHIKDALNRSHQCGTIQLDFQMPEKFDLNYIDEKNEKRRPVVIHRAVLGSLDRFLAILIEHFGGAFPAWVAPVQVKVIPVSNAVHVQYADEVADKLAQAGVRVERDMRDEKLGYKIREAQMQKVPYVLVIGDKEMENGAVNVRKYGEEKSGVIELDMFVESMKEEINNRK; encoded by the coding sequence ATGAAAGAACAGATGATTGAAATTAAATTTCCAGATGGTAGCGTGAAAGAATTTGTAAAAGGAATTACTTTAGAAGAAATTGCTGGATCCATTAGCAGTAGCTTAAAAAAGAAAGCAGTTGCTGGGAACGTAAATGATGAGTTATATGATTTACGCCGTAATATTGAAGAAAATGCGGAAGTAGAAATCATTACTATAGATTCAAATGAAGGAGTAGAAATTGCAAGACACTCCGCGGCACATATTTTAGCGCAAGCTGTAAAAAGATTGTATGGTGATATAAATCTTGGAGTAGGGCCTGTTATTGAAAATGGATTTTATTATGATATGGATCTTCCGAGTAGTGTAAACGTAGAAGATTTACGAAAAATCGAAAAAGAAATGAAAAAGATTATAAATGAAAATATAAAGGTAGAACGAGTTGAGGTTTCTCGAGAAGAAGCAGCTAAACTGTTTCAAGAAATGAACGATCGATTGAAATTAGAACTTTTAGAAGCAATTCCTAGTGGGGAAAGTGTAACATTATATAAACAAGGTGAATTTGTAGATTTATGTAGAGGTCCACATTTACCGTCAACAGGTTATTTGAAAGTATTTCAATTAACTCACGTTTCCGGTGCATATTGGCGAGGAGATAGTAATAATCAAGTGCTTCAGCGTATATATGGTGTTGCATTCTCTTCTCAGAAAGAATTAGAAGAGTATTTACATTTCGTTGAAGAAGCAGCCAAAAGAAACCATCGTAAGTTAGGCAATGAACTGGAGCTATTTATGTTTTCTGAAGAGGCTCCGGGAATGCCGTTTTATTTACCGAAAGGCCAAATTATTCGTAATGAATTAGAAGCTTTTTTAAGAGAAATTCAAAAAGAATATAATTATCAAGAAGTACGCACTCCATTCATGATGAACCAAGAAGTATGGGAAAGATCAGGGCACTGGGGACATTATAAAGATAATATGTATTTCTCAGAAGTGGATAATAAAAGTTTTGCATTAAAACCGATGAACTGCCCAGGGCATATGCTAATGTTCAAAAATAAATTGCATTCTTATCGCGAATTACCGATTCGTATGTGTGAGTTTGGTCAAGTACATCGCCATGAATTTAGTGGGGCGTTAAACGGATTATTAAGAGTACGTACTTTCTGCCAAGATGATGCACATTTATTTGTAACTCCAGAACAAATTGAAGATGAAATCAAATCTGTAATGGCGCAAATCGATTATGTATATAAAACTTTTGGATTCGAATATGAAGTAGAACTTTCTACTCGTCCAGAAGATTCAATGGGGGATGATGAGTTATGGGAGCAAGCAGAAGCGTCATTAGAAAATGTATTACAATCGCTAAATTATAAATATAGACTAAATGAAGGTGATGGTGCATTTTACGGACCGAAAATTGACTTCCATATTAAAGATGCTTTAAATAGAAGTCATCAGTGTGGGACAATCCAGCTAGATTTCCAAATGCCAGAGAAGTTTGATTTAAATTATATAGATGAGAAGAATGAAAAGAGAAGACCAGTTGTCATTCATAGGGCAGTATTAGGATCTTTAGATCGTTTCTTAGCAATATTAATTGAGCACTTTGGAGGTGCATTCCCAGCATGGGTGGCACCAGTTCAAGTGAAAGTCATTCCAGTTTCAAATGCAGTCCATGTACAATACGCAGATGAGGTTGCAGATAAATTAGCACAAGCTGGTGTTCGTGTCGAACGAGATATGCGAGATGAAAAATTAGGATATAAAATAAGAGAAGCACAAATGCAAAAAGTTCCTTATGTTCTTGTTATTGGTGATAAGGAAATGGAAAACGGAGCTGTAAATGTGCGTAAATATGGGGAAGAAAAATCAGGTGTAATTGAACTAGATATGTTTGTGGAAAGTATGAAAGAGGAAATAAATAATCGAAAATAG
- a CDS encoding nucleoside hydrolase yields the protein MMKKVYFNHDGGVDDLVSLFLLLQMDNVELTGVSVIPADCYLEPAMSASRKIIDRFGKNTIEVAASNSRGKNPFPKDWRMHAFYVDALPILNESGKVVTHVAAKPAHHHLIETLLQTEEKTTLLFTGPLTDLARALYEAPIIENKIKRLVWMGGTFRTAGNVHEPEHDGTAEWNSFWDPEAVARVWEANIEIDLITLESTNQVPLTIDIREQWAKERKYIGIDFLGQCYAIVPPLVHFAKNSTYYLWDVLTAAFVGKADLAKVQTINSIVHTYGPSQGRTVETDDGRPVHVVYDVNHDRFFDYITRLAKKVST from the coding sequence ATGATGAAAAAAGTGTACTTCAATCATGATGGTGGTGTAGATGATTTAGTTTCACTATTTTTATTACTCCAAATGGATAATGTCGAACTTACAGGTGTTTCAGTTATCCCAGCAGATTGCTATTTAGAGCCAGCAATGTCTGCAAGTCGAAAAATTATTGATCGCTTCGGCAAAAATACTATTGAGGTAGCAGCTTCTAATTCTCGTGGAAAAAATCCGTTTCCAAAAGACTGGCGGATGCATGCATTTTATGTAGATGCTTTACCCATTTTAAATGAGTCTGGAAAAGTTGTAACGCACGTAGCAGCAAAGCCTGCGCATCATCATTTAATTGAGACTCTTCTACAAACTGAAGAGAAAACAACTTTATTATTTACAGGTCCTCTTACCGATTTAGCCCGTGCACTATATGAAGCACCTATAATCGAAAATAAAATTAAACGTTTAGTTTGGATGGGCGGTACATTTCGTACTGCAGGCAATGTACATGAACCTGAACATGATGGAACAGCCGAATGGAATTCGTTTTGGGACCCTGAAGCAGTAGCTCGCGTATGGGAAGCAAATATAGAAATCGACTTAATAACGCTAGAAAGTACAAACCAAGTTCCCCTAACTATAGACATACGTGAACAATGGGCAAAAGAGAGAAAGTATATCGGTATTGATTTCCTTGGTCAATGTTATGCAATTGTTCCCCCTCTTGTTCACTTTGCAAAGAACTCTACCTACTATTTGTGGGATGTATTAACTGCTGCCTTTGTTGGGAAAGCTGATCTAGCAAAAGTACAAACGATCAATAGTATCGTTCATACATACGGGCCAAGCCAAGGGCGTACAGTGGAAACTGATGATGGGCGGCCGGTACATGTTGTTTATGATGTAAACCACGATCGATTTTTCGACTATATAACTCGGTTAGCAAAGAAAGTCTCTACTTAA